The Coraliomargarita sinensis genome has a segment encoding these proteins:
- a CDS encoding tetratricopeptide repeat protein, producing MFFFRPLVSCLLIISFLTSAHAEEVTNEKALKYHELLLKRPDSEVIFTRFYDEWLASASIQELEQFLLSNAESGGARDWHVLAVFYLERGEEGMALEAYQSATELAPEDGELWLSRAKSAKALQDYEQALNNLERALNCELDESQMLEAKRLKGSCLALSGSTKEADLIWRELLKDFPDDHELMEDLIDLQISEGMLEEALRTALKLVDSTSDPYQRALYQIDVGEIYVRQEDRSKAQTHLSDLLDKVGAGSWLEKEILAQLDLVVAGMNDLNAARSFYRELSERYPQRVEVWKRSIQALAASGDVDTAIEQYQELLRLTPGDRQNHEAFVDFLERSDRLERAVESSRKLCELYPEDAELRLKHASLVDRSGDREALLDTLQSYEKLLGSTSSERLQVAQVFDQFGFYDQSGPIYKSLAEANSEDVESVENYAVWLFGRGKNEKAIDLLESMAADVGREDLIRIARTLVSESLGERAYELLKSRLNDFKTDSLYLQELSNLAMSQSVPEQALGWVRTLVLKAETAFELSSALNLAVSIIQRAEEVDNLLDEFESSDSLKLQELCLKAHLEYVSGDSLSVDETVERIRKVGGVIAYSEVSRILEMQGRLDESVEAMESLIAMDAGKNPLNLRRIVGLLQQLGEWDRAIEYVDSWKALTPGDSKVWLQEADLLEAAGRNDEAIQQMRRGLYKFEDDLDLTLRLAALHQSAGEYAEAARIYWRLFNQEEKDSERLRWMRELARLNLQRGTTDQLIEKLNTMRKQQRESVFPLLALAEVYRESNLTDQYRESLMQASNLQPDNPELLRQVAALHENYGDLEATEEALQRLVRIDDDSANVNTLSAFYLRMGETEKAYDLIFQSAPAGGHSARELESIIDSLAGAREWEIALKQAQEAVAKHPDDWRLGYLLGVCLEATGQDEKAFEKWLSLLSPQQELIGLPQPPQGRQRVYYGYNARFLQREGSEAAKILFQSNQTFSYLNQNSHRSHGYGMGLSGFGMPQIFLPNDRETLRDMCALQMSALVAEWDEGQRSEAIQAMRRAGLDCAPILIALGGGRSSNSIPVRLLKYVEENPEDAEAYPLLMGYIHRGSFIPEKILERGYDSYMDENPAVASEFALALLMREPEKGERYVDHIIEYVSFEDQESIGHSSQLLLRLLSPAYGNTGRNAGVVELSDAQMQKLKERVEAFYYSEDATSTDRQKAQLAMMGFNVLATLYLNQGTTEELIGVLEEQLTRLENLANTAPGSAYSSYYGYRRHHSNLQLQLPAFEEAYLELANPMISRFLAKPGTISPGYPGAALAADDWRDLDLISHVEAFSRPELKLLVYWMAEDIENCDKMFDELVSDNPDPNQLFVYATWLYGQKEDNKAAVQTLEQALKHPEARASRSRYEQAIVAVVLDMVRKEDLDSIDEDVLESARSAALRLRKTVTIRSHQLQYYADVLNELGLEDEAERIIKGPSSGMGFAMSSMSHLGYSHGSSRRSNPMDRITELAGSGKKAAAASEAVREVRRLIQQANHYNPPRLKQVVQRITGARLEDEVLNRFDPGETKSRRRMETYAMILEQFERRDEARQVWERLAELRPEEPQYQLELILFLKSEERLQAIRKLTEVDSVYQDEMGDWIVKKMNYSQRNQDLETWMALLELTVTYLEELDPEFEDYRNIDWAPHYAVNVGSSVYLGRMSFSDLLRPNRNSRRGDEDKRDFRREHFVRLIEGMQRHPQLSEEAFILRYAFDTAQEKPIKQSLYEPLALQAIENDVKVGATSFRQIYYGGSSNRWSYTFQGRHTYGGRSVENEVPPFVYLMQLYQKDEDKGVSRLEKLHDIVVEGDPELAASIKEYVKLIGVDDAEFTESCVEWCREATYIYGANQDKLNILPFLIEARGMEGEALLNFIKRIQVPLLAQQNTGHINQVIGRIADMMDGVEDFQLVGQWLESITTEYLGPKDNWQEFIRRWGWTNQYYGGNHPSYKIRMLRQVLANIAKENPELAITVFRFTKKHEIGIQSYALNELRNELSEGFDSVEAAMGWCRNQGLFGSIEDFDTLIILDEQVFRNQSGAAGPGQIPLLPPNRSASIYERALSRITFTGEDKKDKRKAFIKELKKGDFSETFLAAMLEGSSGKDTAIKVLEGKLDAVRAMSEREQVELAYLYQFWFKESIAGKEANPALHLVQSRLLDSLESEVTAYLEGDVPVDQNQIYNERQQVQKWLSNMLVDDMSTCAKLYSKWTERSEEAFRLRMNQSQSQIMSNNRSLIYQAIQPFRNSSEGLGPSIRFIAAIIQEGSGDSFGDINYMTNQIREGWRPAFDDYEKKAAKSGNKEYSAFVPMMLSEFDKMWETDVEAQFAALTLWSYAMERMRLGDDELEDLASWASEIPADASLSHRVFAAAVIAKASSGDSENKEGADRMVTLLGSDEINIELRTDFWRSISRSDIRNWLEKNPDLNRLYVSDLQAFLEAGHEPLRQDFLNNLAHLATMDMVEESRDAHAECFAYLVDNIPKAYGQGDRNEMKRYLDALAKMALKLKDLEAAKSLVGKHYWALEGNSILFVEMIRAGEYRDALRLMPNAFDFDLDSSIRYDVSLHENLVPFLEEVPNENLRFRAKAALHLVRDDNDLKKTEIPKQKERARSLIQGLELGDSRLDAELLNEIVRIVSDSELTMAHIEKAVGGLDLREVIRQAHDHSFGRTQPARAELDLLEEFIKHEMGSGNIDALTNQVRGLVGHMGDRYVQRYFKTYNNLYEDHLKNVLGRADRSALIELSSLAEIMLNLAFSDESTSREVLPYFNYLLTRMAKDLASTANENLPDTTIERLQKLKEKWENPEKIFSLVDDMAGGGSGKKQSRTRQEIISLMLADKEYIKTVWSTSADALTEGLDYSSRYENTDITAVVSDLPMKNHPREPWLAMILANAYLEGRDDEYQEARKWYNHAIETSEKYPELEDVSSEAALQLAKIAADKDKDKEAALKYLEQVSPESLSKKMQGEVERLKEELTTVSVVE from the coding sequence ATGTTTTTTTTCCGCCCCCTTGTTTCTTGTCTGCTCATTATTTCTTTTCTGACTTCCGCCCATGCGGAAGAAGTCACGAACGAGAAGGCGCTCAAATATCATGAGTTGCTCTTAAAACGGCCGGACTCCGAAGTCATTTTTACCCGATTCTATGATGAATGGTTGGCTTCCGCAAGTATTCAGGAGTTGGAACAGTTTCTTCTATCCAATGCCGAATCAGGGGGTGCGCGCGATTGGCATGTACTTGCAGTATTCTATCTCGAGCGGGGTGAAGAAGGAATGGCTCTGGAGGCGTATCAATCCGCAACAGAACTGGCACCGGAGGATGGGGAGCTTTGGCTCAGTCGTGCCAAGTCGGCCAAGGCACTACAGGATTACGAGCAAGCATTAAATAATTTGGAGCGGGCACTCAACTGTGAGTTGGATGAATCACAGATGCTCGAAGCAAAGCGCCTGAAGGGCAGTTGTCTCGCGCTCTCCGGCAGCACCAAGGAGGCCGACCTCATCTGGCGTGAACTTTTGAAGGATTTCCCCGACGATCATGAGCTGATGGAGGACCTGATCGATTTGCAGATTAGCGAAGGGATGCTGGAGGAGGCACTGAGAACCGCGCTCAAACTGGTCGACTCCACCAGCGACCCTTATCAGAGAGCACTCTACCAGATTGATGTCGGCGAAATTTACGTCCGGCAGGAAGACCGTTCCAAAGCGCAAACTCACCTCAGCGACTTGCTGGATAAAGTCGGGGCCGGTTCATGGCTGGAGAAAGAAATCCTAGCCCAGCTGGATTTGGTCGTTGCCGGGATGAATGATTTGAATGCGGCTCGAAGCTTTTACCGTGAATTGAGCGAGCGATACCCGCAACGGGTCGAAGTCTGGAAACGTAGCATTCAAGCGTTGGCTGCCAGTGGTGACGTGGATACGGCCATCGAACAGTATCAAGAGCTACTGCGGTTGACGCCCGGTGATCGTCAAAACCACGAAGCGTTTGTTGATTTTCTTGAGCGCAGTGATCGTTTGGAACGTGCGGTCGAGAGTAGCCGGAAACTTTGCGAACTCTACCCTGAAGATGCAGAATTGCGCCTGAAGCATGCCTCTCTTGTCGACCGAAGCGGCGACCGCGAAGCGCTGCTCGATACGCTTCAATCCTACGAAAAATTGCTCGGGAGCACTTCGAGCGAACGCTTACAGGTGGCTCAAGTTTTTGACCAGTTCGGTTTTTATGACCAATCCGGGCCGATTTATAAATCACTCGCTGAGGCGAATTCGGAAGACGTCGAGTCGGTGGAAAATTATGCGGTCTGGCTCTTTGGGCGTGGGAAGAATGAAAAGGCCATCGACCTCCTGGAGTCCATGGCTGCCGATGTCGGCCGTGAAGACCTTATTCGTATTGCACGTACTCTGGTAAGCGAATCTCTGGGAGAGAGGGCTTATGAGCTCCTGAAATCACGTCTCAATGATTTTAAGACCGATTCACTCTATCTTCAGGAATTAAGTAATCTCGCGATGTCCCAGTCCGTACCGGAGCAAGCGCTCGGTTGGGTCCGCACCCTTGTCTTGAAGGCTGAGACTGCGTTTGAGTTGAGCTCAGCATTGAATTTGGCGGTTAGTATTATTCAGCGCGCGGAAGAGGTGGATAACCTTCTGGATGAGTTTGAATCGAGCGATTCGCTTAAATTACAGGAGCTCTGTCTGAAGGCTCATCTGGAGTATGTCAGCGGGGACAGTTTATCGGTTGATGAAACCGTTGAGCGGATTCGTAAGGTTGGAGGCGTTATTGCTTATTCCGAAGTTTCCCGAATTTTAGAAATGCAGGGGCGTCTGGATGAATCCGTTGAAGCCATGGAGTCGCTCATTGCGATGGATGCCGGCAAGAATCCGCTCAACCTGCGTCGAATTGTCGGCTTGCTGCAGCAACTGGGCGAGTGGGATCGTGCGATTGAGTACGTCGATAGCTGGAAGGCGCTTACCCCTGGCGATTCCAAAGTATGGTTACAGGAGGCCGATCTGCTTGAGGCGGCAGGCCGGAATGACGAAGCGATCCAGCAGATGCGGCGGGGATTATATAAATTCGAGGACGATCTGGACCTGACTTTGCGCCTGGCGGCTCTGCATCAGTCAGCAGGCGAATATGCAGAGGCGGCACGCATCTACTGGCGACTGTTTAATCAGGAAGAAAAGGATTCGGAGCGCCTGCGCTGGATGCGTGAATTGGCCAGGCTCAACCTCCAACGGGGCACGACGGATCAACTCATTGAAAAGTTGAACACCATGCGCAAGCAACAGAGGGAATCCGTCTTTCCTCTGCTGGCCCTGGCTGAAGTCTACCGGGAGAGCAACCTTACGGACCAGTACCGTGAGAGCTTGATGCAAGCCTCCAATTTGCAGCCCGACAATCCTGAGCTTCTCCGGCAGGTGGCCGCATTGCATGAAAACTACGGTGACCTGGAAGCCACGGAAGAAGCGCTACAGCGTTTGGTTCGAATCGATGACGACAGTGCCAATGTGAATACGCTGTCCGCGTTTTATCTCAGAATGGGGGAAACGGAAAAAGCGTATGACCTTATCTTCCAATCGGCTCCTGCCGGCGGGCACTCAGCCAGAGAGCTTGAGTCGATCATCGACTCGCTGGCTGGAGCGAGGGAGTGGGAGATTGCCCTGAAGCAAGCGCAGGAGGCGGTGGCGAAACATCCGGATGACTGGAGACTGGGCTACTTGCTGGGCGTTTGTCTGGAGGCGACCGGACAGGATGAGAAGGCATTTGAAAAATGGTTGAGCTTATTAAGCCCTCAGCAGGAATTAATCGGCTTACCGCAACCGCCGCAGGGCAGACAACGGGTTTATTATGGTTACAATGCCCGATTCCTGCAACGGGAAGGAAGTGAAGCTGCCAAAATATTATTTCAGAGTAACCAGACGTTTTCCTACCTGAATCAGAATTCACACCGCAGTCACGGCTATGGCATGGGGCTCTCCGGCTTCGGGATGCCGCAAATTTTCCTGCCGAACGACCGGGAAACTCTCCGTGACATGTGTGCGCTGCAGATGAGTGCGCTGGTTGCCGAGTGGGATGAGGGGCAACGGAGTGAAGCCATTCAGGCGATGCGTCGTGCCGGCCTGGATTGTGCGCCAATCCTGATCGCGCTTGGCGGCGGGCGTTCCTCAAATTCCATACCGGTGCGGTTGCTGAAATACGTCGAGGAAAATCCGGAAGATGCGGAAGCCTATCCGCTACTGATGGGCTATATCCACCGGGGCTCTTTTATTCCCGAAAAGATTTTAGAACGTGGTTACGACAGCTATATGGATGAAAACCCAGCGGTCGCTTCCGAGTTTGCATTGGCTTTGCTCATGCGCGAACCGGAAAAGGGGGAACGTTACGTCGATCACATCATCGAATATGTCAGCTTTGAGGACCAGGAGTCGATCGGGCATAGTAGCCAACTATTGCTACGGCTGCTTTCTCCTGCTTACGGCAACACAGGTCGAAATGCGGGTGTGGTTGAATTAAGCGACGCGCAGATGCAAAAACTCAAAGAACGGGTCGAAGCCTTTTACTACAGCGAAGACGCAACGTCGACCGATCGACAAAAAGCACAGCTGGCGATGATGGGGTTCAATGTGCTCGCGACACTTTATCTCAATCAGGGCACGACAGAGGAATTGATCGGGGTCCTCGAAGAACAGCTTACGCGTCTCGAAAATCTGGCGAATACTGCACCCGGTTCCGCTTACAGTTCCTATTACGGCTACCGCAGGCATCACAGTAACCTGCAGTTACAACTGCCTGCCTTTGAGGAGGCATACCTTGAATTGGCAAATCCGATGATTAGCCGCTTTCTGGCTAAGCCGGGGACCATAAGTCCCGGTTATCCAGGTGCTGCCCTGGCGGCTGATGATTGGCGTGATTTGGATTTGATCTCCCATGTCGAGGCATTCAGCCGTCCGGAACTCAAGTTGCTCGTATATTGGATGGCAGAGGACATCGAGAATTGTGATAAAATGTTCGACGAACTGGTCTCGGACAATCCCGACCCGAACCAACTCTTTGTCTATGCAACCTGGCTGTATGGTCAAAAAGAAGACAATAAGGCAGCAGTTCAGACTCTCGAGCAGGCTTTAAAACACCCGGAGGCACGGGCTTCCCGATCCCGTTATGAACAAGCGATTGTCGCGGTGGTTCTGGATATGGTTCGAAAAGAGGATCTGGACTCCATCGACGAGGATGTTCTCGAGTCGGCACGCAGCGCGGCACTGCGGCTTCGCAAGACGGTTACTATACGCAGCCATCAACTTCAGTATTACGCGGACGTATTGAATGAACTGGGACTTGAGGATGAAGCCGAGCGTATCATCAAAGGGCCAAGCTCCGGCATGGGATTTGCCATGAGTTCCATGTCCCATCTTGGCTACTCCCATGGTTCGTCACGAAGATCCAACCCTATGGATCGCATAACCGAGCTTGCCGGTAGCGGCAAGAAAGCGGCAGCGGCGAGCGAAGCGGTTCGTGAAGTCCGACGCTTGATCCAGCAAGCCAATCATTACAATCCGCCACGTCTGAAGCAGGTTGTGCAGCGCATTACCGGGGCCAGACTCGAAGACGAAGTTCTCAATCGCTTTGATCCAGGAGAGACAAAGTCACGCCGACGGATGGAAACGTATGCGATGATTCTCGAGCAATTCGAACGTCGCGATGAGGCCAGGCAAGTCTGGGAAAGATTGGCTGAGTTGCGACCGGAAGAGCCGCAGTATCAACTTGAATTGATTCTATTCCTCAAAAGTGAGGAACGTCTGCAGGCGATCCGTAAGCTTACTGAGGTGGATTCCGTCTATCAGGACGAAATGGGGGACTGGATTGTCAAGAAGATGAATTACTCCCAGCGAAATCAGGATTTGGAAACATGGATGGCATTGCTGGAACTCACCGTCACCTATCTCGAAGAACTCGATCCGGAATTTGAAGATTATCGCAACATCGACTGGGCACCTCACTATGCTGTCAACGTAGGTTCTTCGGTTTATCTCGGGCGGATGAGCTTTTCCGACCTGCTGCGGCCGAATCGAAATAGCCGTAGGGGCGATGAAGATAAGAGGGATTTTCGCCGTGAGCATTTTGTCAGGCTCATTGAAGGCATGCAGCGGCATCCGCAACTTTCAGAAGAGGCTTTCATCCTCCGATACGCCTTTGATACCGCTCAGGAAAAACCGATTAAGCAGTCCTTGTATGAACCGCTCGCGCTGCAAGCCATCGAGAACGATGTGAAAGTCGGTGCGACGTCATTCAGGCAAATTTATTATGGCGGGTCGTCCAACCGCTGGTCTTACACTTTCCAGGGAAGGCATACCTACGGTGGTCGCAGCGTGGAGAATGAAGTGCCACCTTTTGTCTACTTGATGCAGCTATACCAGAAGGATGAAGACAAGGGTGTCTCACGACTGGAAAAGCTTCACGATATCGTGGTTGAAGGAGACCCCGAGCTGGCCGCCTCAATCAAGGAATATGTGAAGCTCATTGGAGTGGATGATGCTGAATTTACTGAATCATGCGTGGAATGGTGTCGTGAGGCCACTTACATTTATGGAGCGAACCAGGATAAACTGAATATCCTTCCATTCCTAATCGAAGCACGGGGGATGGAAGGCGAGGCCTTGCTGAACTTCATCAAGCGAATTCAAGTACCTCTGCTCGCTCAGCAAAACACCGGTCACATTAATCAAGTTATCGGTAGAATCGCTGATATGATGGACGGGGTGGAAGACTTTCAGCTGGTGGGACAATGGTTGGAATCGATTACGACCGAGTACCTCGGGCCGAAAGATAATTGGCAGGAATTTATCCGCCGCTGGGGATGGACCAACCAGTATTACGGCGGCAATCATCCGAGTTATAAAATCCGCATGCTGCGTCAGGTCTTGGCCAATATCGCGAAGGAGAACCCCGAGCTGGCGATTACGGTATTCCGCTTTACGAAAAAACATGAAATCGGAATCCAGAGTTATGCTCTGAACGAACTTAGAAACGAACTCAGCGAGGGCTTTGATAGCGTAGAAGCCGCGATGGGCTGGTGCCGAAACCAGGGCTTGTTCGGTTCGATCGAGGACTTTGATACGCTCATCATTCTGGACGAGCAGGTGTTCCGGAATCAATCCGGGGCGGCCGGGCCGGGACAAATTCCATTACTACCGCCCAATCGAAGTGCATCGATCTACGAACGTGCATTGAGTCGTATCACGTTTACTGGTGAGGATAAAAAAGATAAGCGTAAAGCTTTCATCAAGGAGCTGAAGAAGGGGGATTTCAGTGAGACGTTTCTGGCGGCTATGCTGGAAGGGAGCTCAGGCAAGGATACCGCAATCAAGGTGCTGGAAGGAAAGCTTGATGCGGTGCGTGCGATGTCTGAAAGGGAACAGGTTGAACTGGCTTACCTATATCAATTTTGGTTCAAGGAATCGATTGCCGGCAAGGAAGCAAATCCGGCGCTGCATCTGGTTCAGTCGCGGTTGCTGGATTCCCTGGAGAGCGAAGTTACCGCTTATCTCGAGGGGGACGTACCGGTCGATCAAAATCAGATTTATAACGAGCGCCAGCAGGTACAAAAATGGCTGTCCAACATGCTTGTCGATGACATGTCGACCTGTGCCAAACTCTACAGCAAGTGGACAGAGAGAAGCGAAGAGGCCTTTCGTTTACGGATGAACCAGAGCCAGTCCCAGATTATGAGCAACAATCGCTCGTTGATTTATCAGGCGATACAACCATTCCGGAATTCTTCGGAGGGGCTTGGGCCGTCGATCCGCTTCATTGCCGCAATCATACAAGAGGGCTCGGGGGACAGCTTCGGTGATATCAATTACATGACCAACCAGATCCGCGAAGGCTGGCGTCCGGCATTTGATGATTATGAAAAGAAGGCAGCCAAGTCAGGGAATAAGGAGTATTCGGCCTTTGTTCCCATGATGCTGAGTGAGTTTGACAAAATGTGGGAGACTGATGTTGAGGCCCAATTTGCCGCCTTAACGCTCTGGTCGTATGCGATGGAGCGTATGCGGTTGGGCGATGATGAACTTGAAGATCTGGCCTCCTGGGCATCGGAGATTCCGGCGGATGCTTCGCTGTCGCACCGTGTTTTTGCCGCGGCAGTGATCGCGAAGGCCTCTTCCGGGGACAGCGAAAACAAGGAAGGTGCGGATCGAATGGTCACATTGCTCGGTTCGGATGAAATCAACATAGAGCTGCGCACGGATTTCTGGAGGAGCATCTCCCGGAGCGATATACGCAATTGGTTGGAAAAGAATCCTGATTTAAACAGACTGTATGTGAGTGACCTCCAGGCATTTCTCGAGGCTGGTCACGAACCGCTCCGTCAGGACTTTCTCAACAACCTGGCTCACCTTGCTACTATGGACATGGTTGAAGAGAGCCGGGATGCCCATGCCGAATGCTTTGCCTATTTGGTCGATAACATTCCGAAGGCTTATGGGCAGGGCGACCGCAACGAGATGAAGCGATATTTGGACGCCCTGGCCAAGATGGCACTCAAACTTAAGGACCTCGAGGCTGCCAAGTCACTTGTAGGAAAACATTACTGGGCTCTCGAGGGGAATAGCATCCTCTTTGTGGAGATGATCCGGGCGGGCGAATATCGTGATGCGTTAAGACTGATGCCGAATGCCTTCGATTTTGATTTGGACAGCAGTATTCGCTATGATGTTAGCCTTCATGAGAATCTCGTTCCGTTTCTGGAGGAGGTCCCTAACGAAAACCTGCGATTCCGCGCGAAAGCGGCGCTGCATCTGGTTCGCGATGACAATGACCTGAAGAAAACCGAAATTCCAAAGCAGAAAGAACGCGCCCGTAGCTTGATTCAGGGCCTTGAACTCGGCGATTCGCGCTTGGATGCTGAGCTTTTGAATGAAATTGTTCGGATTGTTTCCGATTCTGAGCTGACCATGGCGCACATCGAAAAGGCGGTCGGCGGACTGGACCTGAGGGAAGTGATTCGGCAGGCACACGACCATTCTTTTGGACGCACTCAGCCGGCCCGGGCAGAGCTGGATCTGCTCGAGGAGTTTATCAAGCATGAGATGGGATCAGGCAACATTGATGCCTTGACGAATCAGGTACGCGGCTTGGTCGGCCACATGGGAGACCGGTATGTCCAACGCTATTTCAAAACATACAACAATCTGTATGAGGACCATTTGAAGAACGTGCTGGGCCGGGCTGACCGGAGCGCATTGATCGAGTTGTCTTCGCTTGCTGAAATCATGCTTAATCTCGCGTTCAGTGATGAATCAACCAGTCGCGAGGTGTTGCCATATTTCAACTACCTGCTGACAAGGATGGCCAAGGACTTGGCTTCGACTGCCAATGAAAATTTGCCCGATACCACGATTGAGCGCCTTCAAAAACTGAAGGAAAAATGGGAAAATCCGGAAAAGATTTTCTCTCTGGTCGATGATATGGCCGGTGGTGGCAGCGGTAAGAAGCAAAGTAGAACCCGGCAGGAGATTATTTCCCTGATGCTGGCCGACAAAGAATATATCAAAACAGTTTGGTCGACATCAGCCGATGCCTTAACGGAAGGGCTGGATTATTCTTCCCGTTATGAAAATACTGATATTACAGCCGTCGTTTCGGACTTACCGATGAAGAACCATCCCCGGGAACCGTGGCTGGCGATGATTCTGGCAAATGCCTACCTTGAGGGGCGTGACGATGAGTATCAAGAAGCCAGAAAATGGTATAACCATGCCATCGAAACTTCGGAAAAATATCCTGAGCTGGAAGACGTATCCAGTGAGGCAGCCTTGCAGTTGGCAAAAATTGCTGCAGATAAGGATAAGGACAAGGAGGCCGCACTGAAATACCTGGAACAAGTCTCACCGGAGTCTCTCTCAAAAAAGATGCAGGGTGAAGTTGAGCGCTTGAAAGAAGAACTAACTACTGTTTCGGTAGTCGAATAG
- a CDS encoding TolC family protein, whose protein sequence is MRHYYFVMIREFKIISLVLANFAAGALAAFAAEASSKEAPSPDVSGPMHLSVEDVIERVKGQNLELLIQKENVRRALEQAYQRRAELLPQFGLRAQQMRTQLGRGFAGANTNSPPFNSFGSRIEGSLSLIDAERYADFRIAKLSHAIEQLDYEVAVQDLLDQAILLYFTQLRDIRRIEIFQGNLEREQRLLDLAQQQFDAGVAVKIDVTRAEVRLATVKRSLMEAETAADDSILQLKNLLDIDLNTEVVLDRSLVDGVKSPPALKRYGLMADLTELRPELQSQELQLDQAKLAKRAVTWQRLPSLELFADWGYDSNEAFDGEEGEAWMVGIEASIPIWEGGRIAAESREARAAVRQNEYATRQLRNEIERQFKFAMLDMDSRYAQIEIARDEVRLGKDEVDQARERYNEGLADNRELIDAQQRLADAESSHLRAIYLYGLSRLSFARAIGSVERVLE, encoded by the coding sequence ATGCGACACTACTATTTTGTCATGATTCGAGAATTCAAGATAATCAGTCTAGTCCTTGCCAACTTTGCGGCCGGTGCGCTCGCAGCTTTTGCCGCGGAGGCTTCTTCTAAAGAAGCGCCTTCGCCTGATGTCTCCGGGCCCATGCACCTGAGCGTCGAGGACGTGATTGAGCGGGTAAAAGGTCAAAATCTGGAGCTTCTGATTCAAAAGGAGAATGTGCGGCGCGCCCTGGAGCAGGCCTACCAGCGTCGGGCGGAGTTGCTACCGCAGTTCGGCCTGCGGGCCCAACAAATGCGCACGCAATTGGGTCGGGGGTTTGCGGGAGCCAATACGAATTCGCCCCCGTTCAACTCTTTCGGTTCCCGTATCGAGGGCAGTCTCAGCCTGATTGATGCGGAACGCTATGCCGATTTCCGTATCGCCAAGTTGTCGCATGCGATCGAACAGCTCGATTACGAGGTTGCGGTGCAGGATCTTCTCGATCAGGCCATATTACTCTATTTCACGCAGTTGCGTGACATACGGCGCATTGAAATTTTCCAGGGTAACCTTGAGCGGGAACAGCGCCTGCTTGATTTGGCGCAGCAACAATTCGACGCCGGCGTCGCGGTAAAAATCGATGTGACCCGTGCAGAAGTTCGACTTGCCACGGTGAAACGTTCGCTCATGGAAGCGGAAACCGCAGCCGACGACTCGATACTGCAACTGAAGAATCTATTGGATATCGATCTGAATACGGAAGTTGTCCTTGATCGATCGTTGGTGGATGGGGTCAAGTCGCCGCCGGCACTGAAGCGCTACGGTCTAATGGCCGACCTCACCGAGTTGCGACCGGAACTTCAAAGCCAGGAATTGCAACTCGACCAGGCTAAGTTGGCGAAAAGGGCGGTCACCTGGCAACGCCTGCCCTCGCTTGAGCTCTTTGCCGATTGGGGTTACGACTCGAACGAGGCTTTCGATGGCGAGGAAGGCGAAGCCTGGATGGTGGGCATCGAAGCGAGTATCCCCATCTGGGAAGGCGGCCGCATTGCAGCGGAGAGTCGTGAAGCCCGGGCGGCGGTTCGCCAGAACGAATACGCCACCCGTCAGCTGCGTAATGAAATCGAGCGCCAGTTCAAATTTGCCATGCTCGATATGGATTCACGCTACGCGCAGATCGAGATTGCGCGGGACGAGGTTCGACTGGGCAAAGATGAGGTCGACCAGGCCCGCGAGCGCTACAACGAAGGCCTCGCAGACAACCGAGAGCTGATCGATGCCCAACAGCGTCTGGCTGATGCGGAAAGCAGCCACTTGCGGGCAATCTATCTATATGGACTCAGTCGTTTGTCCTTTGCCCGGGCGATTGGCTCCGTTGAGCGGGTTTTGGAGTAA